TGGCCTGTGGAGCTGAAGTTGACCCACATTGACTGCAGTCCTGAGGACACACTGGTGCACTTTCAGGGCCAATATATGACCATCTGTGAACTGGACTACAACATTCTTCAAGTTGAAATTCAAAATGCTGTGAAATCGAAAGTTTCTGTTAAAGTCGGAGAGCTTTGTCTGGTTGAAGATGCCGTGTCTGGTCGCTGGTTCAGAGGAAGGGTCCAAAACATCAAGGGCGATTTGTTCCACGTCTTTTTGCTCGACCATGGAGATGTGTTGATTGTTGGGCCTGGCCATTTATCCTCTATATCTGACACTCTGCTTATGCTCCCTCCAAAGATTGTCTGTGGTTTCTTTGCCAATATACTTCCAGTCCAGAACCGATGGGACAGTTTGACACAGAGTTATTTCTCTTCCCTGATAGGCAGTCAGATTAAAGGATATATCCATGCCCGTCTGCCATACCACGTCCTCATACTTGAGGTTCCAGACATTAATTGTGACTTGTTAAAACTGAGGCTTGGGAGGCATGTGGACACAAGTACATTTCTGCTACTAGTTGAGATGCTTATTGAGGAACCGATTCCACAAAGCAATGAATCCGTCCCAGATCTCTTGATTGAAAAGCAAATAGGGCAAGAATGTTGCCTCAAATCCTCAAGCCTGCTGGGCTTCGACGAGATTCTCACACTTAATGGCCCAAAGCTGAAAGTTGGTCAAAAAGCAAGAGTCGTCGTAGCCGCAGCCGTGAACCCTCGATTATTCTACTGTCGACTCTCATCCATGAGTAAGGACCTACAAGAAATGTCAAACAAATTGGCACTTGCATGTGAATCAGGGAGTGGTTCCATAAGCAGTAAACCTCTTGAAAATCTCGGCTTGCTTTGTGCAGTCAAAGGGAAAGATGAAAAATGGCACAGAGGATTTGTGCAATGTCTCCCTCTCAACTCTCAAGTCCGAGTTGTGTTTGTCGACAGCGGCTATTGTGAATCAGTGAAAGTTGAAAACATCCTTCAGCTGCCATTTGAATTCATCTCAGCACCAATCATGGCATTCCCATGTTCGCTTTCATGCTTGGAAGAACAGGATGAGACCATTAAAAACCAACAACTAGAGCTTCTCAAGACTGGATTGCTGGGAAAGTCTTTGGAGATTGAAATAGATTACTTTTGCAAAGATCAGAACATCTACTTGGTCACATTGAGCACTGCTGAGAAGCACTCAGAAGAGCAAGCTGATGTTAAAATGCCTGAAAGTGAAATTTTCGACAGCAAGTCCAACTTTCCCCAGAGTGTGCTTGCAAAGATGTATGCAACAGAGATGAAAGAAGTCCAGACTTCTGATACGGTTCCTAGTGAAGCAGTACCTGAAGGTTCATTTTTTGAGGGTTATGTGGTGCACGTCCAAAGTCCAAAACATTTCTGGATAAGGACAAAAGATCAAAATCTTGATTTTGAAAACATGACTGCAGAAATCACTGATTACTTTAGCAAACTACAGCTGAAGGATGAAGTTTTTGAAGACCCAGTGCCTGGTGCACTTTGCTGTGCAATGTACGAAAAAGACATGCATTACTACAGGGCCCTTATAGTAGACACTCTGGAGAAAGGAGCTGAGGTGTTTTTCATCGACTTCGGGAACACTGAAAAGGTGCCAAGCATGTTAATTAAGAAGCTCCCCAGAAAGTTTGCCAGTCAGCCAGAATTTGCTCTGAAATGTGCTTTAGCACATGTCGCACCATTTGAGGACATTTGGACAACTACAGCATCCAACTTCTTTCGGCAAGTCACATCAGACAAAACTTTGACAGTTCATGTCATCCACAGGAAAAATGGCAAATATGTTGTTGATCTTTTTGAGAGAGGAGCTGAAAATAACACTAGCATTGCAACCATCATGACAACAGCAAAAATGGCCTTGGATTGGAGATACAACCCGGCATTAGCATCTGTTAAAGTGGAGACGCAATGTAACGATAATGGAAATGCCCtgggcaagaaaaaaaatagaaagccTGATCATGTGGTGACCTTTCACAACGTCGCATCTTCCAGGCCCAATCATGTGTTCTTTGAACAACAGATTGACGCTGAGACACCTAAACCAAAGGTCAACACTCCTGACACTTTCAAATCGACGCATTTCAAACCAGGATCTAAATTGCATGTCATTTGCTCACATGTAAACTCTCCGTCTGATTTCTGGTGCCAAAACGAAAGCACAAAAGTTGATCTGGACAAGTTGATGAAAGAGATGCAGGCGTTTTACCAAACGCACACAGTTGCATTCAAGCCACATTCAGTATGTTGTGCTGTCAAGTTTCTGCAGGACAACCGATGGCATAGAGCACgcattttagaagaaaaaattGACAAACTGTCTGTGATGTTGGTCGACTTTGGCATAAGTATCCAGGAAGAGAGGCAAAACATCCAAGCTCTTGCACCACAGTTCTTTGAACTTCATGAACAAGCATTCAGATGTGCTTTGAGCTTGATTGAACCTGTCGGAGGAAGTTCTTGGAGTGCAGAAGCATGCAGTTTGTTCAGGGATTTTTGTGAGGGTTCGTCCACTGTATGCAGAATTCATTCCCAACTCTATGAGGAAGAAAAAGGTCTCCTCAATGTGGTCACCATTCATACACCTCTTCAACAGGCCACCACATACCTTGTGGAGAAAGGCGTTGGAATGGAAATGCAAACTCCGAAGCAGCTACTCCCATCAGCCCATCCTCGCTCTTTCGTTTACTCTTCTTTCAACATAACTCCTGGAAGTGAAGAACTGGTGCATGTTACTCAAGTTCGCAGTCCTTGGGAAATCTATGTTCAGCTTGACAGGAATACAGAGATTGTTGAAATGCTGATGGAGAGAATTGAAGAAGAAAGTCAGCTCTTGACTATGACATCTGAGGACTACAGTGGTAATGTTTGCCTGGCTAAATATATCTGTGACAACCAGTGGTACAGGGCTCTGACGCACCCTGTTCAATCCCATCAGCATGTGAGTGTGTTCTTTGTCGATTATGGTGATATGCAAATTTCGGAGAAAACAAATGTCATGCCGATTCCCACAACGGCAGTTGACTTATTGATGACACCAATGCAGGCTCTGAGATGCAGTCTTTTGAATGTTCCAGAGGGGGAACATTTGCCAGAAGTCAATGCGTGGCTTGAGACCGACATCCTCAACAAATCCTTCCATGCCAAGTTTGTGTCAAGGGACAACAACGGACATTTTGTTTGTGATCTTTATGATGGAAATGTGCTTGTCAATGAAAAAGTCAAAGAGCTCATGTCAACTCAGGGTGTGGAAGAACATGATCCGGCTGCCAGCAAACCTGCCTTAGATTCCCACCAAGAAGTAGCGGATGTTGCCGTTTCAAAGAGTAAAGTGATCTCCAAAGTGAGCGGACGTGGTAAAACCAAACAGGTTGATAAGCAAATTCTGAAACTGACAAAATCTCCCAAAGCAGAATGCAAAGGACCAATAAATGCCGAAGGACAAAACACGCCCTGTTCTTTTAAAGTGGTGCTGCCTCATCAAACCTTGCCAAAACTTGGTGATCTTCCTGCTGTCAATTTTAAACCAGGTTTTAAAGGTGTGGGCTTCATCTCTCATTGCAATTCTGTTCGAAGCTTCTTCGTTCAGATGGAAGACGATGAACCAAACATCCTTCAGATGGGCGAGGAACTAAACAGCACTGTCTTCAAAGATAACATGAAAAATTTGGAAACCGAAGTAAGAGTAGGGGACCTTGTTGTGGCTGAGTTTGAAGAAGACTTGGCTTTGTACAGAGCTGTTGTCACCAACGCGTCAAACTGTGGCCACTTAGCAGTCGAGTTTATCGATTACGGCAATACCGCAACTGTCGACAGGAAGAATGTTCACATGCTAACCAGTATGTTTTTGTCTCAGCCCAGACTGAGCACTCAGTGCACGCTTGCGAAACCTTACTCTTGTAAAAATGAAGACTCTTTTATCAAGGAAGCAGCTGGTAGGCCTTTAATGGTTGAATTCATTCGAAAGCTCTCAAATTCATGGGAAGTGAGGATTGAGGTTGTTGAGGATGCCCAGGTGCATGGCGAATCAAAGTATGATGGTTATCAGAGCAAAGAAGTAGATCTGATGAGTCAGAAAGCATCccagagcaaaaacaaaacagaaaccgTCCAGCAGAAGACAATCCCATACAGGCAACAATGCAAATGTGAACTCAAAAACACTCAGAAAGAAGTTAGAAGCTTCCAGCATAAGACGAAGTCAAACACACAACAACGCAACAGCGAACTTGGAAGCGGTCAGACAGTTGCAACAAAACAAGTGAAGAAGTCAGTCACCTTCTTACCAACGTGCATCAAAACCAAAGAGTTTTTTAGAAAGAGAACAAGAAAGAGAAAGGTTAACTACCAACCACAATGTGCGACAAGCATTTCAGTAACTAAAAATTCAAGTATGTTCAAGGAAAAGGTTTCTCCTTATCCTAAAGACCTTGAAACCTCTAAGTCACCTGTTGGCGTCTCTCTGCACGATGTGAAAGATGACAAGTCAGTGAAAAGTCCTGATAAGTCGCTTGTTGTTGATGACCATCCTCACTTCCCGAAGAGCCGCAGTTCCCGTTTGGATCGACCACAGACTCTATTCCAAGCCCCTGTCCAAATGAACTTTGAATATAAAGGATTCACAGCGGCAGTCACAACCCCGTCCGAATTTTACGTCATTCTCGAAGACCTGCTTTTGATTGTAGATACAGTCTCTGCCATTCTTGAGAACCTACCCGAAGCCTTGGCACCATTACCAGAGGTTCATTTCGTTCCTGGTGCGAGCTGTTTGGTGAAATCGGCGGAGAAGAGGAAATGGTGCAGGGCGGAGATCGTGCAGTGCGATTCCACGTCGGTGCTCATGAACTTGGTTGACTATGGGCAGTATGTCGTTCTGTCTCGTCGGGATGCTCGCCAGCTGAAAAAACTTCCAGAGGAGCTCGGTAGATTACCTAAAGTCACCTACCATTGTCTACTGAGGGGAGTTAAACCCAAAGGCCAGGACTGGTCTGACGAGGCCATTGTTTTCTTCCAGAACTCCATGTGTCACAGCAACCTTCAGATACGTTTCAGACAGCATGTTTCTGAGACACAATGGGAGGTCGACATTGTCACTGGAAAGCGAAATCTCGCAAAAGAGTTAGTAGATGCTGATCATGCCATGTATATTGATAATATGCTTGGAATCAGGTTTCAGCAAGAGCAAGGAGCCAATAGAGAATCTAAACAAGACATCACCAGCAGTGTGAATGTTTTTTCCACGATGACTGAGCACACAAGCAAAGCCGAATGTTCTCAGCCACTCTTTTCAGAGGAGTCCATGTTTGATCAAAAGTCATTTCAAGATTCTGTTGGGGAGCGATACACACATCCTATGAATAGGGGTGAAAATCTTGGACCTGCAGAGAGGGCAACGCTTAGTACATCAGGTACCAAACAATGTGAGTGagaatgtattaatttaacttTCTTTCCTGTCTTTATGGTTTGCAGTACATAgcctaccagtcaaatgtttggTCACCTACTCAGTTCTTAATTAGAGGTTGAATACTGAAGGAAGGAAACTTTTAGAtggtttcagtgttttttaacacttttcttCTGGTTGAAATAATGTAACACATGTTGTTTGCAGATGtacatttctttattattcaaattctgattttgtattacaaatttgaataatgtaaatgttcatttttaatgcatattattgttattttttaatatatataaggCAGATATACACTATGAGTCAAAAAgattttgaactgtaagatctgtaatgtttttaaagaaatctcttctgctcaccaagcctgcatttatttgatccaaagtacagcaaaagctgtaaaaaatgtgaaatatttttactatttaaaataacttttttctaaatgaatatattttcaaatgtaatttatttctgtgattttaaagctgaattttttagcatgaATACCCCAGTCATGTGATCCTTATATATTctgacttgctgctcaaaaaacatttattattgttatgttgaaaacagctgagtagaacttttttcagttttctttgataaatagaaagcttAGAAAAgtggcatttatctgaaatagaacattattttgtaacattataaatgtttttatcatcactgatcagtttaaaagcatccttgctgaaagtatgaatttatgtaatttctccacccccttaaaaaaaaaaaaaaataaataaataaacattatactgactccaagctttggTATAGTGTAGaaagttacaaaagctttttattttagataaatgctgatgaatcctgaaaaaaaaaaaaaaaaagaaggcttTTTGAAGgctcgtgtgacactgaagactggagtaacaaaattaactgaaaatttatctttgatcacaggaataaattactttttaaaatatattacaatagaaaacagttattttaaatagtaaaaatatttcaaaattgctgtactttggctcaaataaatgcaggcttggtgagcagaagaaagttctttaaaaaaaacattagtagTGTAAGTTagatatattacaaaattacatttaatttactcTTCAAGATACCGGTgccgaaaaataaaataaaatgaaaataaaatgcacataaacaGCATATCGTTCGACCTCTGCTTATAGCTTATGAACTCTTCTTCAGtgtagaaacagttatttttcttctgttttctcTTATAATCTCACATACTGTAAATTGATTTGTAGTGAgactaacattttttaatggaatAGTTAGCTTACATGATTTTGAAACCATTACAGTGTAATGATTCTGACTATGCAGTTGACAGTCGACTGCGTTGactatactaaaaaaaaaacaattgtaagTTGTATTTTTGCAGTGCTTTGTCACATTAACACGTCTTAGTAGGTGTCATTGCTACAGTACTTTTATCTGAGCAGTATTTTAAGTTTGGTGacagtgccacctactggtcataGAGCATATTAGAACAAAAAATCTTAGGTCATATGgagtaaaggttaaaaaaataatttattctctaaatataaatataaaatcaagtGTGTCCACTTggcatttgactggtagtgtttaaTAAAGACTAGAAATGGTCAAATATATGCATGGATGATTTCTGAATTTCACTGTTAAGCACTGAATAATTCAGATATTTGATGTAACTAGGAACTGTAGACTACTTTTGAACTAATTTAAGTGCTTTACCCATTTCTGTTAATgcaatgtctttctttttttaatttaagaaaataaattaacttgtagcttaagtttttttttttccatttattaggTGAGCTGA
This is a stretch of genomic DNA from Labeo rohita strain BAU-BD-2019 chromosome 20, IGBB_LRoh.1.0, whole genome shotgun sequence. It encodes these proteins:
- the tdrd15 gene encoding tudor domain-containing protein 15 — its product is MPWSQMERAKEESKLPAPCVLWPVELKLTHIDCSPEDTLVHFQGQYMTICELDYNILQVEIQNAVKSKVSVKVGELCLVEDAVSGRWFRGRVQNIKGDLFHVFLLDHGDVLIVGPGHLSSISDTLLMLPPKIVCGFFANILPVQNRWDSLTQSYFSSLIGSQIKGYIHARLPYHVLILEVPDINCDLLKLRLGRHVDTSTFLLLVEMLIEEPIPQSNESVPDLLIEKQIGQECCLKSSSLLGFDEILTLNGPKLKVGQKARVVVAAAVNPRLFYCRLSSMSKDLQEMSNKLALACESGSGSISSKPLENLGLLCAVKGKDEKWHRGFVQCLPLNSQVRVVFVDSGYCESVKVENILQLPFEFISAPIMAFPCSLSCLEEQDETIKNQQLELLKTGLLGKSLEIEIDYFCKDQNIYLVTLSTAEKHSEEQADVKMPESEIFDSKSNFPQSVLAKMYATEMKEVQTSDTVPSEAVPEGSFFEGYVVHVQSPKHFWIRTKDQNLDFENMTAEITDYFSKLQLKDEVFEDPVPGALCCAMYEKDMHYYRALIVDTLEKGAEVFFIDFGNTEKVPSMLIKKLPRKFASQPEFALKCALAHVAPFEDIWTTTASNFFRQVTSDKTLTVHVIHRKNGKYVVDLFERGAENNTSIATIMTTAKMALDWRYNPALASVKVETQCNDNGNALGKKKNRKPDHVVTFHNVASSRPNHVFFEQQIDAETPKPKVNTPDTFKSTHFKPGSKLHVICSHVNSPSDFWCQNESTKVDLDKLMKEMQAFYQTHTVAFKPHSVCCAVKFLQDNRWHRARILEEKIDKLSVMLVDFGISIQEERQNIQALAPQFFELHEQAFRCALSLIEPVGGSSWSAEACSLFRDFCEGSSTVCRIHSQLYEEEKGLLNVVTIHTPLQQATTYLVEKGVGMEMQTPKQLLPSAHPRSFVYSSFNITPGSEELVHVTQVRSPWEIYVQLDRNTEIVEMLMERIEEESQLLTMTSEDYSGNVCLAKYICDNQWYRALTHPVQSHQHVSVFFVDYGDMQISEKTNVMPIPTTAVDLLMTPMQALRCSLLNVPEGEHLPEVNAWLETDILNKSFHAKFVSRDNNGHFVCDLYDGNVLVNEKVKELMSTQGVEEHDPAASKPALDSHQEVADVAVSKSKVISKVSGRGKTKQVDKQILKLTKSPKAECKGPINAEGQNTPCSFKVVLPHQTLPKLGDLPAVNFKPGFKGVGFISHCNSVRSFFVQMEDDEPNILQMGEELNSTVFKDNMKNLETEVRVGDLVVAEFEEDLALYRAVVTNASNCGHLAVEFIDYGNTATVDRKNVHMLTSMFLSQPRLSTQCTLAKPYSCKNEDSFIKEAAGRPLMVEFIRKLSNSWEVRIEVVEDAQVHGESKYDGYQSKEVDLMSQKASQSKNKTETVQQKTIPYRQQCKCELKNTQKEVRSFQHKTKSNTQQRNSELGSGQTVATKQVKKSVTFLPTCIKTKEFFRKRTRKRKVNYQPQCATSISVTKNSSMFKEKVSPYPKDLETSKSPVGVSLHDVKDDKSVKSPDKSLVVDDHPHFPKSRSSRLDRPQTLFQAPVQMNFEYKGFTAAVTTPSEFYVILEDLLLIVDTVSAILENLPEALAPLPEVHFVPGASCLVKSAEKRKWCRAEIVQCDSTSVLMNLVDYGQYVVLSRRDARQLKKLPEELGRLPKVTYHCLLRGVKPKGQDWSDEAIVFFQNSMCHSNLQIRFRQHVSETQWEVDIVTGKRNLAKELVDADHAMYIDNMLGIRFQQEQGANRESKQDITSSVNVFSTMTEHTSKAECSQPLFSEESMFDQKSFQDSVGERYTHPMNRGENLGPAERATLSTSGTKQCELM